The following proteins are encoded in a genomic region of Cyclonatronum proteinivorum:
- a CDS encoding DUF92 domain-containing protein — protein sequence MSENQLTYAAGQRMFAWFNLNLLNYCFYVLLILIFVLVASPVDKLLILLALGAAWIVSYFSFLLRLLSLDGMRSAVLVGTITLGLGGIEYTAYLLFFFVSSNIAGFIFSKPNLESRHPLVERRSAEQVWANSFWFITGLLLFYITGYWSLAIAGIAASATATADTWATVAGSAAKSDKAKLITTFESVPKGTDGGISLKGTLGGLFAAILFAVLSYQFQGALALQIAAIIFISGFLGCLFDSYFGAYFQHGARSPRISGVAIQPGNNLVNFMATGCSALLAFTLYNILIYALV from the coding sequence ATGTCAGAAAATCAGCTTACGTATGCAGCGGGTCAGCGCATGTTTGCATGGTTTAATCTCAACTTGCTGAACTACTGTTTCTACGTTCTCCTGATTCTGATCTTCGTCCTCGTTGCAAGCCCTGTTGATAAGCTGCTGATTCTGCTGGCCCTTGGTGCGGCCTGGATCGTAAGCTACTTCAGCTTCCTGCTGCGCCTGCTTTCCCTTGACGGCATGCGCTCGGCCGTACTTGTTGGCACCATTACCCTGGGCTTAGGCGGGATTGAATACACGGCCTACCTGCTGTTTTTCTTTGTGAGTAGCAATATCGCAGGCTTCATCTTCAGTAAACCAAACCTGGAAAGCCGCCATCCGCTTGTTGAGCGGCGTTCCGCAGAACAGGTCTGGGCAAACAGCTTTTGGTTCATTACCGGCCTGCTGCTGTTCTATATCACCGGCTACTGGTCTCTCGCGATAGCCGGTATCGCCGCTTCAGCCACAGCCACTGCCGATACCTGGGCAACCGTAGCCGGCAGTGCCGCCAAATCAGACAAGGCCAAACTGATCACCACCTTTGAATCCGTCCCCAAAGGCACAGATGGGGGCATAAGCTTAAAAGGCACCCTGGGCGGTTTGTTTGCAGCCATTTTATTTGCAGTGCTCAGCTATCAGTTTCAGGGCGCCCTTGCGCTGCAGATAGCGGCTATCATATTTATTTCCGGCTTTTTAGGTTGCCTGTTTGATTCCTATTTTGGAGCCTACTTTCAGCACGGAGCGCGTTCCCCTCGGATTTCGGGGGTAGCCATTCAACCGGGGAATAACCTGGTCAACTTTATGGCAACCGGCTGCAGCGCACTTCTTGCATTCACTCTTTATAATATTTTGATATATGCCCTGGTATAA
- a CDS encoding dicarboxylate/amino acid:cation symporter, whose amino-acid sequence MPWYKKLHWQIIIGLVLGLIWGLVSTQAGLNRFTSDFIRPFGTIFVNLLQLIAIPLVLASLVVGVTKLNDITKLSRMGGKTIGIYLVTTMIAITIGLISVNLIKPGNALPEETRMELLESYQDNVTDRQAAAEQTMQRGPLEPIVNIVPQNVISSMSSNANMLQVVFIAILLGIALVQIDPGKSAQLVSFFDAFNDVIIKIVDYIMLMAPIGVFALLAAVIIDLAGDDLGRAFELLRALGWYSIAVLLGLLVHMHLVYFMLFKIFSTMKLRNFLRGIRPAILLGFSTSSSAATLPVTMERVEKNLGVEEEVSSFVLPVGATINMDGTSLYQAVAAVFIAQAVGMDLSIAQQLTIVLTATLASIGAAGVPGAGIIMLVIVLNAVQVPVEGIALILGVDRILDMCRTAVNITGDAAVAVAVASTEGKLADGRFDD is encoded by the coding sequence ATGCCCTGGTATAAAAAGCTGCACTGGCAGATCATTATCGGATTGGTTTTAGGCCTGATTTGGGGATTGGTATCCACGCAGGCCGGACTGAACCGGTTCACATCAGATTTTATCCGCCCGTTCGGGACCATTTTTGTAAATCTGCTGCAGCTTATCGCCATACCGCTGGTTCTGGCTTCACTGGTTGTTGGGGTTACCAAGCTTAATGATATCACCAAGCTTTCACGCATGGGCGGAAAGACCATCGGGATATATCTGGTGACCACCATGATCGCGATCACCATCGGGCTGATTTCGGTTAACCTGATCAAACCCGGCAATGCACTCCCGGAAGAAACGCGTATGGAGCTGCTGGAAAGCTATCAGGACAATGTGACGGATCGTCAGGCGGCAGCCGAGCAAACCATGCAGCGCGGACCGCTGGAACCCATTGTCAATATCGTGCCGCAAAACGTGATCAGCTCCATGAGTAGCAATGCCAATATGCTGCAGGTTGTATTTATTGCGATACTACTGGGCATTGCACTGGTACAGATTGATCCCGGAAAAAGTGCACAGCTCGTCAGCTTTTTTGACGCTTTCAATGATGTGATCATTAAAATTGTGGATTACATCATGCTGATGGCACCCATTGGTGTCTTCGCGCTGCTCGCTGCGGTGATTATTGATCTTGCCGGGGATGATCTTGGGCGCGCCTTTGAGCTGCTAAGGGCACTGGGCTGGTATTCCATTGCCGTACTGCTGGGGCTGCTGGTACACATGCACCTGGTGTACTTCATGCTGTTTAAAATTTTCAGCACCATGAAGCTGCGTAATTTTCTGCGCGGTATCCGCCCGGCCATCCTGTTGGGATTCAGCACGAGTTCAAGTGCCGCAACCCTGCCGGTAACCATGGAGCGGGTTGAAAAAAACCTGGGCGTTGAAGAAGAAGTATCGAGCTTTGTGCTGCCGGTTGGCGCAACCATTAATATGGACGGTACGAGCCTTTATCAGGCGGTTGCGGCGGTATTTATCGCGCAGGCCGTTGGCATGGATCTCAGTATTGCGCAACAGCTCACCATCGTGCTGACCGCGACACTTGCTTCCATCGGTGCTGCCGGGGTGCCCGGGGCCGGTATCATCATGCTGGTGATTGTGCTCAACGCTGTTCAGGTGCCGGTTGAAGGCATTGCCCTGATTCTTGGTGTTGACCGAATCCTGGATATGTGCCGGACGGCCGTGAACATTACCGGTGACGCTGCCGTTGCTGTTGCTGTGGCAAGTACCGAAGGCAAGCTCGCTGACGGCCGCTTTGACGACTAA
- a CDS encoding tetratricopeptide repeat protein: MANARFPALSLFLILFMLSLCAESMASDRNSNEALFTDERLHSAILAFYASDWHTAQDLINELKDDHPGQPTVYFYDSMIPFWAYFFAGSQPEDARNFLQRSERAIDISERHLRTARNDTSTVLLLSGLHGYRSLVAASEREFRTAIRSAMTGFGYTRQLLALNSNDPNAQMGRGVFNYMMGTIPSEVRWVTSFAGLSGDREAGFAQLEEAAQADSYVSIDALMILTFLYLRDGEYAEAKRTSARLVELHSENVIFLYHHAQSLQQLGEHEQAAAYFQKVVALDHEKLKQLTQSASKQLALLTEG; this comes from the coding sequence ATGGCAAACGCCCGTTTTCCGGCTCTGTCCCTATTTCTCATCTTATTCATGCTAAGCCTGTGCGCTGAATCTATGGCTTCAGACCGAAACAGCAACGAAGCACTCTTCACCGACGAACGCCTGCACAGCGCTATTCTTGCATTCTACGCCAGCGACTGGCATACCGCTCAGGACCTGATTAACGAGCTCAAAGACGATCATCCCGGTCAGCCGACGGTGTATTTTTATGATTCCATGATTCCGTTCTGGGCCTATTTTTTTGCGGGCTCTCAGCCTGAAGACGCCCGGAACTTTCTGCAGCGCTCAGAACGTGCCATCGATATTTCCGAGCGACACCTGCGGACTGCCCGCAACGACACTTCTACAGTATTGCTTTTGAGCGGCCTGCACGGCTACCGCAGCCTTGTTGCCGCTTCCGAGCGCGAGTTCCGCACCGCCATCCGCAGCGCCATGACCGGTTTTGGCTACACCCGGCAGCTGCTTGCGCTGAACTCCAACGACCCCAATGCACAGATGGGAAGGGGCGTGTTTAATTATATGATGGGCACCATCCCTTCCGAAGTCCGCTGGGTAACGAGCTTTGCAGGGCTAAGCGGAGATCGTGAAGCCGGGTTCGCACAGCTCGAAGAAGCCGCACAGGCTGACAGCTACGTAAGCATTGATGCGCTGATGATTTTGACTTTCTTGTACCTGCGCGATGGCGAGTATGCGGAAGCCAAACGGACTTCGGCACGCCTTGTGGAACTTCATTCGGAGAACGTCATTTTTCTCTATCACCATGCGCAAAGCCTGCAGCAACTCGGCGAACATGAACAGGCAGCCGCCTATTTTCAAAAAGTCGTAGCGCTCGATCATGAAAAACTCAAACAGCTTACGCAAAGCGCGAGTAAACAGCTTGCTCTGCTGACCGAAGGCTGA
- a CDS encoding T9SS type A sorting domain-containing protein: MKKYVYSLLFLFMFSGLLVQTQAQQTPIPIAEARQLPLGTTVTVAGWVTVTDEFRGPVFFQDETGGMAWFNGPLMRTGTFDIDIAQGDSLVVTGQLREFGNIPGIPGSGLLQIENPTPQFEVFPEGNRIVEPVSITLADLATNDFQGQLVSIDNVTVDRVGALRPNASYAMIDDFGDGTMRIQSRAPVVNTPAPEPGVTVIGIAAAASGNAQLWPRRAADTGHIFPGDDLTSEETFDIVTWNIEWFGHPENGPDDVELQFENVIEVIETVGADLYTFQEIANTATWNQLVNALEDYGGYLAQYTQTQRTAFLYRLDTITPRGFGLLSTGQNPGDWAGRLPLWMRMDVTIGNETREVWAYGVHAKAFADPTSYQQRVNASQQLKTFLDANRQDDNVIFFGDYNDRLLVSTWNNQPSPYQNFVEDPNYLPVSLSLEEGQFSSFRTGSMIDHIIVTNQLADELIEGSQRVVNITDFITDYFDTTSDHSPVAARFQFQNTTSSGDIGGYTDERPASVSLLQNYPNPFNPTTNISFELPETHQVSLVVYTLTGQRVASLLSNETLSAGRHTVAFDATGLASGMYLYSLTVGDGIMLSGTMSLVR, encoded by the coding sequence ATGAAGAAGTACGTTTACAGCCTCCTCTTTTTATTTATGTTCAGCGGCTTGCTGGTGCAGACACAGGCACAGCAAACGCCCATTCCCATAGCTGAAGCCCGGCAGCTGCCCCTCGGCACAACCGTAACGGTAGCCGGTTGGGTCACGGTTACGGATGAGTTTCGCGGCCCCGTCTTTTTCCAGGATGAGACCGGGGGCATGGCCTGGTTTAACGGCCCGCTCATGCGCACCGGAACCTTCGATATCGATATTGCGCAGGGCGATTCGCTGGTCGTAACCGGGCAGCTGCGTGAATTCGGCAACATCCCCGGCATTCCCGGCAGCGGCCTCCTGCAGATCGAAAATCCCACGCCACAGTTTGAAGTCTTCCCCGAAGGAAACCGGATCGTGGAGCCGGTGTCCATTACCCTGGCCGATCTCGCCACCAACGACTTTCAGGGGCAGCTCGTCAGCATTGACAACGTGACCGTCGATCGGGTCGGAGCCCTGCGCCCCAACGCAAGTTATGCCATGATTGATGATTTCGGAGACGGCACCATGCGCATTCAGAGCCGGGCGCCGGTTGTGAATACGCCCGCACCAGAGCCGGGTGTGACCGTAATCGGTATTGCGGCCGCAGCTTCCGGCAACGCGCAGCTATGGCCGCGCCGTGCAGCCGATACCGGCCACATATTCCCCGGCGACGACCTCACCTCCGAAGAGACCTTCGACATCGTAACCTGGAACATCGAGTGGTTCGGTCATCCCGAAAACGGCCCTGACGATGTTGAGCTGCAGTTTGAAAATGTGATCGAAGTCATTGAAACCGTAGGGGCAGACCTCTACACCTTCCAGGAAATTGCGAACACGGCCACCTGGAATCAGCTGGTGAACGCCCTCGAAGACTATGGCGGCTACCTGGCGCAGTACACACAAACACAGCGCACCGCTTTCCTGTACCGGCTCGATACCATCACGCCCCGCGGCTTTGGCTTGCTTTCAACCGGTCAGAATCCCGGCGACTGGGCGGGCCGCCTTCCCCTGTGGATGCGTATGGATGTCACCATTGGCAACGAAACCCGTGAAGTTTGGGCGTACGGCGTGCATGCCAAAGCATTTGCGGACCCCACCTCCTATCAGCAGCGCGTGAATGCGAGTCAGCAGCTCAAAACCTTTCTCGACGCCAACCGGCAGGACGACAACGTGATTTTCTTCGGAGATTACAACGACCGCCTCCTGGTTTCAACCTGGAACAATCAGCCTTCGCCCTATCAAAACTTCGTGGAAGACCCCAACTACCTGCCGGTTTCGCTCAGCCTTGAAGAAGGACAGTTTTCCTCCTTCAGAACCGGCAGTATGATCGATCACATCATTGTGACCAATCAGCTCGCGGATGAGCTCATTGAAGGCTCGCAGCGCGTCGTAAATATTACCGATTTCATCACGGATTACTTCGACACCACCTCTGATCACTCGCCGGTAGCAGCCCGCTTCCAGTTTCAGAACACCACCTCAAGCGGCGATATAGGCGGCTATACCGATGAACGGCCCGCTTCAGTAAGCTTGCTGCAAAACTACCCCAACCCGTTCAACCCGACCACCAACATCAGCTTTGAGCTTCCGGAAACACATCAGGTAAGTTTGGTGGTGTACACCCTAACCGGGCAGCGCGTCGCAAGCCTCCTTTCGAATGAGACCCTGAGTGCCGGGCGGCACACGGTAGCATTCGACGCCACAGGACTCGCAAGCGGCATGTATCTGTACAGCCTAACCGTCGGCGACGGAATAATGCTGAGCGGAACCATGAGTCTCGTGCGCTAA
- a CDS encoding Maf family protein, translating to METNSRLILASGSPRRRQLLSMLYPDLMVMPSSVEEPDYEEGTPAAYAEGLAQLKAADVARKHPNALVIGADTIVVLDNQILGKPQNAGHACEMLRSLSGNTHTVISAVCLIRTGSELAEGRFQGMRLFSEATEVTFGALSDAEIQRYVAGGSPMDKAGAYGIQDDLGALFVAHISGDYYTVVGFPMRRFYTEIARFAPAHIPETLRP from the coding sequence TTGGAAACAAACTCACGCCTTATTCTGGCTTCCGGCAGTCCGCGGCGCCGGCAGCTTTTGTCGATGCTTTACCCTGATCTCATGGTCATGCCTTCATCGGTTGAGGAGCCGGATTATGAGGAGGGAACCCCCGCGGCTTATGCCGAAGGGCTGGCGCAGCTTAAAGCCGCCGATGTTGCGCGAAAGCACCCCAACGCGCTGGTCATCGGCGCTGATACGATTGTGGTGCTCGACAATCAGATTTTGGGTAAGCCCCAAAATGCGGGTCATGCGTGTGAGATGCTGCGCAGCCTGAGCGGAAACACGCATACGGTGATCAGTGCCGTCTGCCTGATTCGTACGGGCAGCGAACTGGCGGAGGGCCGGTTTCAGGGTATGAGGCTTTTTTCGGAAGCAACCGAGGTGACCTTCGGAGCGCTTAGCGATGCGGAAATTCAGCGCTATGTTGCGGGCGGCTCTCCGATGGATAAGGCGGGCGCTTATGGCATACAGGATGACCTGGGTGCCCTTTTTGTTGCGCACATAAGCGGGGATTATTATACTGTAGTCGGCTTTCCTATGCGGCGTTTTTACACGGAAATAGCGCGTTTTGCACCGGCGCATATTCCTGAAACGCTCAGGCCCTGA
- a CDS encoding tetratricopeptide repeat protein: MLTRSLGLVVLLVFFVFDAVIAQQRVSFQRANQFYSQGEYELAADMYRELLQQNPENIPVIDRLATTLVQMRQYEEAIELLADFTRQNPGFPNLSVRVGEIYHTNGQRDEALAWWRKIVEQNERNVQVYRLVAESMVNRREHEQAARLYRDARGMLGNEQVFGFDIAQNFTAAGLYEETMREYSHLLRVNPGFIHAIQRQIARYEDDFFLDTGIMEFEEASRNLRQGSEEWVGHRRMLIWLYNERGLYRRSFTTAQNLEDRLDGADFPVFELGRRLVNLNEFELAEQAFERYTNTPSHELFVQARQQLSQLYIRRARYLLSYNLDFDDEAASLHEKAYTLLSEIPQEAPQFRGMGEVYAALVELSLDYLRDLDRAVSWNERFDGVARSERDRITADYLTGRISLFEQDFMRARLALSRANRAAGTGEMAEKTRYFLSLAEFYSGEYEFARLQMRSLQRQTTSLYANDALRLRSLLQEGIVQDSVSSQLRDYTRALFEYNSGNKAASLELLLPFMQFSAGQPLQTEALLLTAHQLRHLAPDIAFSLIHTFIEGGQPSAQREQLFWERARLAESIAQAGTPQRDISGALQTVVRQFLEQAAQQADSKTGSFTDSRYTISDALDLSRAIFYYEELIIEYPAGFYAQEARERIRLLQRAS; this comes from the coding sequence ATGCTAACTCGCAGTTTGGGCCTGGTTGTGCTCCTTGTTTTTTTTGTATTTGATGCCGTTATCGCACAGCAACGGGTAAGCTTTCAGCGGGCCAATCAGTTTTACTCACAGGGGGAGTATGAGCTGGCGGCGGATATGTACCGGGAGCTGCTACAGCAAAATCCGGAAAATATTCCGGTGATTGACCGGCTTGCGACGACGCTTGTGCAGATGCGGCAGTATGAGGAAGCCATTGAACTGCTGGCTGATTTCACCCGGCAAAATCCGGGTTTTCCGAATTTATCCGTCCGGGTTGGCGAGATTTACCATACCAACGGACAGCGGGATGAGGCGCTGGCGTGGTGGCGTAAAATCGTGGAGCAAAATGAGCGCAATGTGCAGGTGTACCGGCTGGTTGCAGAATCGATGGTGAACCGGCGGGAGCATGAACAGGCCGCGCGGCTGTACCGCGATGCGCGCGGGATGCTTGGCAATGAACAGGTGTTTGGTTTCGATATCGCGCAGAATTTTACCGCCGCGGGTTTGTATGAAGAAACCATGCGTGAGTACAGCCATCTGCTGCGGGTCAATCCGGGTTTTATTCACGCCATTCAGCGACAGATTGCCCGGTATGAGGATGATTTTTTCCTGGACACCGGGATTATGGAATTTGAAGAAGCTTCGCGCAACCTGCGTCAGGGCAGCGAAGAGTGGGTCGGGCACCGGCGGATGCTGATCTGGCTTTACAACGAGCGCGGGCTGTACCGCCGCTCATTTACGACGGCTCAGAATCTGGAAGACCGGCTCGATGGTGCAGATTTTCCGGTTTTTGAACTGGGTCGCAGGCTTGTGAACCTGAACGAGTTTGAACTCGCGGAACAGGCGTTTGAGCGCTACACCAACACGCCTTCGCACGAACTTTTTGTGCAGGCGCGTCAGCAACTGTCGCAGCTCTACATCCGGCGTGCACGCTACCTGCTCAGCTATAACCTCGATTTTGACGATGAAGCGGCTTCCCTGCACGAAAAAGCCTATACGCTGCTGAGTGAAATCCCGCAGGAAGCTCCGCAGTTCAGGGGAATGGGGGAAGTCTATGCGGCTCTTGTGGAGCTTTCACTGGATTATCTTCGCGATCTGGATCGGGCTGTTTCCTGGAATGAACGCTTCGATGGCGTAGCCCGAAGTGAGCGCGACCGTATCACGGCGGATTACCTGACAGGACGCATTAGCCTTTTTGAACAGGATTTTATGCGGGCGCGGCTCGCTCTCAGTCGTGCCAACAGGGCTGCCGGAACAGGTGAAATGGCTGAGAAGACGCGGTATTTTCTGAGTCTGGCGGAGTTTTATTCGGGCGAGTACGAGTTTGCGCGCCTGCAAATGCGCTCGCTGCAGCGTCAGACGACTTCACTGTATGCCAACGACGCCCTGCGGCTGCGGAGTCTGCTGCAGGAAGGCATTGTTCAGGATAGCGTAAGTTCACAGCTTCGGGACTACACCCGGGCCCTGTTCGAATACAACTCCGGAAACAAAGCGGCTTCTCTCGAATTGCTGCTGCCCTTCATGCAGTTTTCGGCCGGTCAGCCGCTTCAGACCGAAGCCCTGCTGCTCACCGCCCATCAGCTCCGTCACCTTGCCCCTGATATTGCGTTCAGCCTGATCCACACGTTCATCGAAGGCGGACAGCCATCGGCACAGCGGGAGCAACTGTTTTGGGAGAGAGCCCGACTCGCGGAGTCGATTGCACAGGCCGGCACACCCCAGCGCGACATCAGCGGGGCGCTGCAAACGGTTGTGCGTCAGTTCCTTGAACAGGCCGCACAGCAAGCGGACAGCAAAACGGGATCATTCACCGACAGCCGTTACACCATCAGCGACGCGCTCGATCTCTCCCGCGCCATTTTTTACTATGAAGAGCTCATCATCGAGTATCCTGCGGGGTTTTACGCGCAGGAAGCCCGCGAACGCATACGGCTGCTTCAGCGTGCAAGCTAA
- a CDS encoding asparagine synthetase B, translated as MNTISYFRTLLLAFIFVLTGSLAVHAQYVLIPMDQSQTNHLKAYGIVYNQIAEGYSANWLLNYRGGSFLARNQGEIVRNARLRNVRIEQITDAQAQRIIREVESNNSNTALVPLQEAPSIAVYSPAQALPWDDAVTLALTYAEVPYDVIYNDEILEGALEEYDWLHLHHEDFTGQYGKFWAAYRHTPWYQRQVRELEEMAARHGFTKVSDMKTAVVLTIRDFVGNGGFMFAMCSATDTFDIALAAKEVDIVPQEFDGDPVDANANQLLDFSQTFAFENFELTFNPAEYRHGNIDVPVRLGQLDEALDYFTLFEFSAKWDPVPTMLTQNHVSSIKGFYGQTTAFRMETIKSNVVILGRNSGRDEAKYIHGNFGEGFWTFYGGHDPEDYTHRVGDPPTDLDLFPNSPGYRLILNNILFPAAERQELKTERPYPASQNAQLAFADAMEFVRIQHGR; from the coding sequence ATGAACACTATTTCCTATTTCCGCACCCTGCTCCTTGCCTTTATTTTTGTACTCACGGGCAGTCTTGCCGTGCACGCCCAATATGTGCTGATCCCCATGGATCAGTCACAGACCAATCACCTGAAAGCCTACGGCATTGTTTATAATCAGATTGCCGAAGGCTACAGCGCCAACTGGCTGCTGAACTACCGGGGCGGAAGCTTCCTTGCCCGGAATCAGGGTGAAATCGTGCGCAACGCCCGGCTGCGGAATGTCCGGATTGAGCAAATCACTGACGCTCAGGCACAGCGTATCATTCGCGAAGTAGAGAGCAACAACTCGAACACGGCACTGGTGCCGCTTCAGGAAGCACCGAGTATCGCGGTTTATTCTCCCGCACAAGCGCTGCCCTGGGACGACGCCGTAACCTTAGCCCTTACCTATGCCGAAGTACCTTACGATGTGATCTATAACGACGAAATTCTGGAAGGCGCCCTGGAAGAATACGACTGGCTTCACCTGCACCATGAAGATTTCACCGGGCAATATGGCAAGTTTTGGGCGGCCTACCGCCACACGCCCTGGTATCAGCGTCAGGTGCGGGAGCTTGAAGAAATGGCAGCCCGGCACGGTTTCACGAAAGTCAGCGACATGAAAACCGCCGTAGTGCTGACCATCCGTGATTTTGTAGGCAACGGCGGCTTCATGTTTGCGATGTGCTCGGCAACCGACACCTTCGATATCGCTCTCGCTGCTAAAGAAGTAGACATTGTACCGCAGGAATTCGACGGCGATCCGGTTGATGCCAATGCCAATCAGCTGCTCGATTTCTCCCAAACCTTTGCCTTTGAAAACTTTGAGCTTACATTCAATCCCGCAGAGTACCGGCATGGCAATATTGACGTGCCCGTCCGGCTGGGTCAGCTCGACGAAGCCCTGGATTATTTCACCCTGTTTGAGTTTTCAGCCAAATGGGACCCCGTGCCTACCATGCTCACACAAAATCACGTGAGTAGCATTAAAGGATTTTACGGACAGACCACAGCTTTCCGGATGGAAACCATCAAAAGCAATGTGGTTATTTTGGGACGGAATTCCGGACGTGATGAAGCCAAATACATTCACGGGAATTTCGGTGAAGGCTTCTGGACGTTCTACGGCGGGCACGATCCCGAAGACTACACGCACCGCGTCGGTGATCCGCCTACTGACCTCGACCTGTTTCCCAACAGCCCCGGTTACCGGCTGATTCTCAACAACATCCTTTTCCCTGCAGCTGAGCGGCAGGAACTCAAAACCGAGCGGCCATATCCTGCCTCCCAAAATGCGCAGCTTGCTTTCGCCGACGCCATGGAGTTTGTGCGCATACAGCACGGCCGCTGA
- the mazG gene encoding nucleoside triphosphate pyrophosphohydrolase, translated as MESSPRFTAAPTRSFDDLLRVMHILRNHCPWDRKQTHESIRDLMIEEVYEAIEAIDDGDMEELKKELGDILLHVVFHAEMAQEAKTFDMGDVIFAIQDKLISRHPHVFGDTEAGNPEIVKQNWEKIKQREKGRKSVLQGVPAHLPGLLRAQRMQEKAGAVGFDWQTWPEAWKKLDEELTEFREALEKQDRAEQEREFGDLLFSLVNVGRLAGLDAENALRTTNNKFHSRFTYIEESLSKQGRTTAESTLEEMDALWDEAKQKLG; from the coding sequence ATGGAATCCTCCCCCCGCTTCACCGCAGCACCAACCCGTTCGTTTGATGACTTGCTTCGGGTGATGCACATCCTCCGGAATCACTGCCCCTGGGACCGCAAACAGACGCACGAATCCATTCGGGACCTGATGATTGAAGAAGTGTATGAAGCGATTGAAGCCATTGATGATGGCGATATGGAAGAGCTGAAAAAAGAGCTGGGTGATATTTTACTGCACGTGGTGTTTCATGCGGAGATGGCGCAGGAAGCCAAAACCTTCGATATGGGGGATGTGATCTTTGCCATACAGGACAAGCTCATCAGCCGTCACCCGCACGTGTTCGGGGATACGGAAGCCGGCAATCCGGAAATCGTGAAGCAAAACTGGGAAAAGATCAAACAGCGCGAAAAAGGGCGCAAATCGGTACTGCAGGGCGTACCGGCACACCTTCCGGGCTTGTTACGCGCACAGCGCATGCAGGAAAAAGCGGGCGCTGTCGGGTTTGACTGGCAAACCTGGCCTGAAGCCTGGAAAAAGCTGGATGAAGAACTGACCGAGTTCAGGGAAGCGCTGGAAAAGCAAGACCGCGCCGAACAGGAACGCGAATTCGGCGACCTGTTGTTTTCGCTCGTCAATGTCGGTCGTCTGGCAGGTCTTGACGCTGAAAATGCGCTTCGGACAACCAACAACAAGTTTCACAGCCGGTTCACGTATATAGAAGAAAGCCTGTCTAAACAGGGCCGCACAACCGCTGAGAGCACACTTGAAGAGATGGACGCCCTCTGGGATGAAGCCAAACAAAAGCTTGGCTAA
- a CDS encoding citrate/2-methylcitrate synthase has product MAININDIDLSQYPYLDKGLEGIVAFSSRKSKIDGAKGELSYAGYDIDTLARNSTFEEVCFLLWHERLPNKQELDELNATLTAERDLPETVLNYLRSANPKSEPMAVLRTAVSMLADDDEEVLEMSHEASLRKSIRLTAKTPTIIAAFDRVRNGKEIVAPSKKNSIAFDFLYMLNGEEPGENATRTMDVLLITHAEHGMNASTFTCRSICATLADVHAAVTGAIGSLKGPLHGGANTAVMNMLKSLDPDTDIVAFIKGKLERKEKIMGFGHRVYKTYDPRAKFLRLLAQDLSKEVDMEYLYEWSEAIVKVMKEEKNIDPNVDFFSATVYYSMGIEPDLYTAIFAMARMSGWTAHYLEQLGNNRLIRPRLLYLGETDLEYFPVESRS; this is encoded by the coding sequence ATGGCGATTAACATCAACGACATTGACTTGTCACAATATCCGTACCTCGACAAAGGACTCGAAGGCATTGTAGCTTTTTCATCAAGAAAGAGTAAAATCGACGGTGCCAAGGGCGAGCTTTCTTATGCGGGCTACGACATCGATACCCTTGCACGCAACTCAACTTTCGAAGAAGTTTGCTTCCTTCTCTGGCATGAGCGTCTGCCCAACAAACAGGAACTCGACGAACTCAACGCAACGCTCACTGCCGAGCGCGATCTGCCTGAAACCGTGCTGAACTACCTGCGCAGCGCCAATCCGAAATCCGAGCCCATGGCGGTACTGCGTACTGCCGTTTCCATGCTTGCGGATGATGACGAAGAAGTACTCGAAATGAGTCATGAAGCTTCACTGCGCAAATCCATCCGCCTCACCGCCAAAACCCCAACCATTATTGCAGCCTTCGACCGGGTGCGTAATGGCAAGGAAATCGTAGCGCCTTCCAAGAAAAACAGCATTGCCTTCGACTTCCTGTACATGCTCAACGGGGAAGAGCCCGGTGAAAACGCAACCCGCACCATGGATGTATTGCTCATCACGCACGCTGAGCACGGCATGAACGCATCTACCTTTACCTGCCGCTCCATCTGCGCGACCCTCGCAGACGTGCACGCAGCGGTTACCGGTGCAATCGGCTCACTGAAAGGCCCCCTTCACGGCGGTGCCAACACGGCTGTAATGAATATGCTCAAAAGCCTTGACCCCGATACCGATATCGTAGCATTCATTAAAGGCAAACTCGAGCGCAAAGAAAAAATCATGGGGTTTGGTCACCGCGTGTACAAGACCTACGACCCGCGCGCCAAATTCCTGCGCCTCCTCGCACAGGATCTCTCCAAAGAAGTAGATATGGAGTACCTCTACGAATGGTCAGAAGCCATTGTGAAGGTAATGAAGGAAGAGAAAAACATCGACCCCAACGTCGACTTCTTCTCTGCCACCGTGTACTACTCCATGGGGATTGAGCCCGACCTCTACACCGCCATCTTTGCTATGGCACGCATGAGCGGCTGGACCGCCCACTACCTCGAGCAACTTGGCAACAACCGCCTGATTCGTCCGCGCCTGTTGTACCTCGGCGAGACCGATCTGGAATACTTCCCGGTTGAAAGCCGCTCCTGA